One window of Agrobacterium vitis genomic DNA carries:
- the istA gene encoding IS21 family transposase, whose translation MLRLTFEQELSIRAVSERLKMSKTSVSTYLLRAREAGLAAWPLPPGLDDDELLEQRLFRRMGRPPRDSEEPNWPKVASELKRKGVTLNLLWQEYREVHPDGYGYTWFCCRFADYESRAKPTYRSRHVAGVAMECDYAGHTIPIIDPSSGEIRAAQIYAAVLSASQLVFSYASFSQKLPDWIEANQRAFSYFGGVTKTTICDNLKSAIAKALWFEPTLNATFAAFAEHYDTTVLPARPRRPRDKPSAEGSVLIVERWVLARLRNDRFFSLVDLNIRISALIEDLNTRTMRRYGKSRRALFDEVERSQLKPLPPTPFEYAEWKVAKVHPDYHVDVDKTFYSVPHGLIGRKVDIRLTYRAVEIFFDHKRVASHIRSSQRSGHITVNEHMPKAHQRYANTTPHTLRKEAAKVGANTAIFIERLLSDRPHPEQGYRSAQGILSLARRYETDRLELACERALVINALTYSSVANILRSGLDQAPAASETVKPAPPHGNIRGKTYYQ comes from the coding sequence GCTGAAGATGAGCAAGACGTCGGTCTCAACGTATCTGCTGCGGGCGCGGGAGGCGGGGCTTGCAGCATGGCCACTTCCACCCGGTCTGGATGATGACGAGCTCTTGGAGCAGCGACTATTCCGGCGGATGGGGCGACCTCCTCGAGACAGCGAGGAACCGAACTGGCCGAAAGTGGCCAGCGAGTTGAAACGCAAAGGCGTGACGCTCAACCTGCTATGGCAGGAATACCGGGAGGTCCATCCGGATGGATACGGCTACACCTGGTTCTGCTGCCGATTTGCTGATTATGAGAGCCGCGCCAAACCCACCTATCGCAGTCGTCATGTGGCTGGTGTCGCGATGGAATGCGACTATGCCGGCCATACGATCCCGATCATCGATCCGTCTTCTGGCGAGATCCGGGCAGCACAGATTTATGCGGCCGTGCTGAGTGCATCGCAATTGGTGTTCTCCTATGCCAGCTTCAGTCAGAAGCTGCCGGATTGGATCGAGGCGAACCAGCGAGCCTTCAGTTACTTCGGTGGGGTGACGAAGACAACGATCTGCGACAACCTCAAATCCGCGATTGCCAAGGCTCTCTGGTTCGAACCGACGTTGAACGCGACATTTGCTGCCTTCGCCGAACACTACGATACGACCGTATTGCCAGCACGGCCGCGGCGTCCTCGGGATAAACCATCCGCGGAGGGATCGGTTTTAATCGTCGAGAGGTGGGTTCTGGCCAGACTTCGAAACGACCGTTTCTTCAGCCTTGTCGATCTCAATATCCGCATCAGCGCTCTGATCGAGGACCTTAACACCCGTACCATGCGTCGGTATGGAAAATCCCGGCGAGCCCTGTTCGATGAGGTCGAGCGCTCCCAGCTCAAGCCACTGCCGCCAACGCCGTTTGAATACGCGGAATGGAAGGTCGCCAAGGTTCATCCCGATTACCATGTCGACGTCGATAAGACGTTCTATTCCGTGCCGCACGGTCTGATCGGCAGGAAGGTCGATATCAGGCTGACGTATCGAGCGGTCGAGATCTTCTTTGACCACAAGCGGGTCGCCAGCCACATCCGAAGCTCCCAGCGTTCCGGCCATATCACTGTCAATGAGCATATGCCGAAAGCTCACCAGCGCTATGCAAACACGACGCCTCACACGTTGCGCAAGGAAGCGGCGAAGGTTGGGGCCAATACTGCGATATTTATCGAGCGTCTGCTTAGCGATCGGCCGCACCCGGAGCAAGGCTACAGATCCGCTCAGGGCATTCTCTCCCTGGCGCGTCGTTACGAAACCGATCGGCTGGAATTGGCCTGTGAGCGTGCGTTGGTCATCAATGCGCTGACCTATTCGTCTGTCGCCAACATTCTCAGATCTGGTCTCGATCAGGCTCCTGCCGCAAGCGAGACCGTGAAGCCGGCACCGCCGCACGGCAATATCCGCGGCAAAACCTACTACCAATGA